A window of [Clostridium] innocuum genomic DNA:
TACCCCCATAAAGATGATCAGAAGCAGACCATAGCATAGCTTGCCTTCCGGGCTTGGTTCCTGAAGCAGCTTATATAAGGTATATATTGTGAAGAATGCATAGATGGCAATGGTGATGATACGGCGTGTTGTTTCACTGAACGTGAGTCTTGATAATCCTTTTTTCATATGTCTGCACCTCTTTTACAAATACATTATATGTTCTTTATGAATGGTTGTCAATCATATAATTCATAAAACAATTCATTTATTCATGGTTATATGAATTGTAATCGCACACATCTCTCGAATTGTTCATATATTTTATGAACTGTTCATTTAAAACTATTGCCAATTGTTCATGAAATGTTTATCATATGGGTGTACAAAAACAAGCGGCGCGCGCAATTAAGAAACTGGAGGAATATGCAATGAGTCAAGTAGATGAAATTACCAGAGAATCCTGGATTCTGGGAGCTTTTCCGGAATGGGGAACCTGGCTGAATGAGGAAATTGATCAGGAGGTCGTAGAAAAAGGTACCTTCGCCATGTGGTGGATCGGCTGTACCGGCTTATGGATCAAGACAGAGAACAATACCAACATTTCCATTGATTTATGGTTTGGTAATGGAAAGCGTACAAAGAAAAACAAAGAGATGGCGAAATTCCATCAGATGCGCAATATGACCGGAGGGAGAATGACACAGCCGAATCTGCGTGCTGCGCCAATCGTATATGATCCCTTCGCTGTAACACAGGTGGATGCTGTATTATCCACTCATTATCATAACGATCATATCGATCCGTTCTATGCAGCAGCTGTCTTGAAGAACTGTGATGCTGCCGTACCGTTTATCGGTCCGCAAAAGAGTGTGGAAAAATGGCTGAGCTACGGCGTACCGAAAGAGCGCTGTCAGGTTGTAAAGCCGGGGGATGTGGTGAAAATCAAGGACACACAGATCATTGTTGTGGACAGCTTTGATCGTACCTGTCTTGTTACCAATGATGAGGATGTACGCGGTAAGTGTCCAACCGATATGGATGAAAAAGCTGTCAACTATATTATAAAGACACCAGCCGGAAGTGTTTATCACAGCGGAGATTCTCATTACTCCACCTATTATGCAAAGCACGGCAAGGACTACGATATTGATGTTGCATTAGGCTCCTATGGGGAAAATCCGGCAGGGAATCAGGATAAAATGACAAGCGTGGATATCCTGCGTATGGCGGAAGCACTGAACTGCAAGGTCGTTATTCCATTCCATTACGATGTATGGACAAACTTCAAGGCAGACCCGCAGGAAATCAATATGCTGTATGAATACAAAAAGGATGTTCTGGATTATAAATTCCATCCGTTTATCTGGGATGTCGGTGGAAAATATGTGTGGCCGACAGATCAGAACAAGCGCCAGTTCCATTACCGCAGAGGCTTTGAGGACTGCTTTACGGATGAACCGAATGTTCCGTTCCGTTCCATATTATAGGAGGTAAAGCGCATGCTGAAGGAAATCATTGAGAAAGGCTACTTTTCCTTTGAACAGCACTTTGATGACTGGCAGGAGGCAATCCGTGCCGGTTATCGTACGCTGCTGGAAGCGGGAGTTGTAGAAGATATCTATGTGCAGGCAGTTATTGACTGTGTAAATAAATACGGTCCCTATATCGTTATTGTACCGGATATCGCCATGCCGCATTCCACAGAAGGGGCAAAGGGGTGCCATGGCACTGCCATCTCCTTTATGAAGGTGGAAGAGCCTGTGGATTTTGATAAACAGGACCCTGACAAAAAAGCAAGACTGTTTTTCTCCCTGGCCGCTGTCGATCATGAGCAGCACCTGCATAATATTCAGGAGCTCATGGATGCCTTGATGAACGAGGAGCTCGTCAATGCATTACTGGAAGCGCATACAGTTGAGGAACTGCAGCAGGCAGCACAAACATACGAAGCATAAACCAATATAAAGAGAGGGAAAACTTTATGGACTTTTTAATGAGTATCTGGAGTTTCTTCGCAACAAATATTCTGACACAGCCGGCGTATTTCATCGGGCTCATGGTTCTGGTCGGATATCTGCTGCTTAAGAAACCGTTATATGAAGCATTCGCAGGCTTTATCAAGGCAACCGTCGGGTATATGATTCTGGCTGTCGGATCCGGTGGACTGGTCAATAACTTCCGCCCGATTCTGGTCGGATTGAAGGACCGCTT
This region includes:
- the ulaG gene encoding L-ascorbate 6-phosphate lactonase is translated as MSQVDEITRESWILGAFPEWGTWLNEEIDQEVVEKGTFAMWWIGCTGLWIKTENNTNISIDLWFGNGKRTKKNKEMAKFHQMRNMTGGRMTQPNLRAAPIVYDPFAVTQVDAVLSTHYHNDHIDPFYAAAVLKNCDAAVPFIGPQKSVEKWLSYGVPKERCQVVKPGDVVKIKDTQIIVVDSFDRTCLVTNDEDVRGKCPTDMDEKAVNYIIKTPAGSVYHSGDSHYSTYYAKHGKDYDIDVALGSYGENPAGNQDKMTSVDILRMAEALNCKVVIPFHYDVWTNFKADPQEINMLYEYKKDVLDYKFHPFIWDVGGKYVWPTDQNKRQFHYRRGFEDCFTDEPNVPFRSIL
- a CDS encoding PTS sugar transporter subunit IIA, whose translation is MLKEIIEKGYFSFEQHFDDWQEAIRAGYRTLLEAGVVEDIYVQAVIDCVNKYGPYIVIVPDIAMPHSTEGAKGCHGTAISFMKVEEPVDFDKQDPDKKARLFFSLAAVDHEQHLHNIQELMDALMNEELVNALLEAHTVEELQQAAQTYEA